Proteins from one Impatiens glandulifera chromosome 2, dImpGla2.1, whole genome shotgun sequence genomic window:
- the LOC124923658 gene encoding putative pentatricopeptide repeat-containing protein At5g40405 encodes MKSMEAVRNVVRHPTISLVETCKRLTEIKQVHTQLIVAGLLNDPFLVGQFLASLVIKRPNDLDYATLVLDQCHNPTAFAFNTMIRAHSKTSNPLKSFIFYKRILHSNNKLIPDNYTFNFLVRACAQLFEEAGSAVHAVVVRRGFQMDPHLQSGLVYMYAEVGFLDSSLKVFAEIPKPDLVTQTAMLVACARSGRLDFAQEVFDKMPVRDTISWTAMISGYAQGGLPMDALRLFNSMQLQSVEVNEASMVSVLSACTQLGAIEQGRWAHAYIERHNLPMTVTLGTSLVDMYAKCGDIEMAMSIFWRLMEKNVYTWSSAMGGLAMNGLGNECLELFSLMKREGVKPNEVTFISILKGCSVAGLVDEGCRQFDSMIKDYGFVPMLEHYGCMVDLYGRAGLLMKALDFINKMPIQPHAGAWGALLNACKIHGDMELGEIAARKIVELEAKNHGAYVVLSNIYADSHEWDKVGTIRKSMMVKGVEKIPGFSVIS; translated from the coding sequence ATGAAATCTATGGAAGCAGTAAGAAATGTCGTAAGAcacccaacaatttcccttGTAGAAACATGTAAACGCCTGACAGAAATCAAGCAAGTTCATACTCAACTAATCGTGGCTGGTCTCCTCAACGACCCTTTTCTCGTCGGTCAATTTCTGGCCTCCCTTGTCATCAAACGTCCCAACGATCTTGATTACGCGACTCTCGTTCTGGATCAATGTCATAACCCAACTGCCTTCGCATTCAACACCATGATCAGAGCTCATTCCAAAACCTCAAACCCTCTCAAAAGCTTCATTTTTTACAAAAGAATCCTTCACTCAAATAACAAACTCATCCCTGACAACTATACTTTCAATTTCTTAGTCCGAGCCTGTGCTCAGTTGTTCGAGGAGGCTGGTTCAGCTGTCCATGCGGTTGTAGTAAGACGTGGGTTCCAAATGGATCCTCACTTGCAAAGCGGGTTGGTTTACATGTATGCTGAAGTGGGTTTCTTGGATTCTTCTCTTAAGGTGTTTGCTGAAATTCCCAAGCCAGATTTAGTGACTCAAACTGCAATGCTGGTGGCCTGCGCTAGATCTGGTCGTCTTGATTTCGCACAGGAAGTGTTTGATAAAATGCCTGTAAGAGATACTATTTCATGGACAGCCATGATATCAGGATATGCACAAGGAGGTTTGCCCATGGATGCACTGAGATTGTTTAATTCGATGCAACTGCAGAGTGTGGAAGTGAACGAAGCGTCCATGGTTTCGGTTTTATCTGCCTGCACTCAGTTGGGTGCTATAGAACAGGGAAGATGGGCACATGCATATATCGAAAGACACAACCTTCCAATGACCGTTACATTAGGCACTTCTCTAGTGGACATGTATGCAAAATGCGGGGACATTGAAATGGCAATGAGCATCTTTTGGAGGTTAATGGAAAAGAATGTATATACATGGAGTAGCGCCATGGGAGGTTTAGCAATGAATGGACTTGGTAACGAATGCTTAGAGCTATTCTCGTTGATGAAACGAGAAGGGGTTAAACCGAATGAAGTCACTTTCATTTCGATACTAAAGGGTTGTAGCGTTgctggattggttgatgaagGTTGTAGACAGTTTGATTCGATGATAAAAGACTATGGTTTTGTGCCAATGCTGGAACATTATGGATGTATGGTAGATTTATATGGGAGAGCTGGTTTACTAATGAAAGCTCttgattttataaacaaaatgcCTATTCAGCCTCATGCTGGTGCTTGGGGAGCTCTACTGAATGCATGTAAGATCCATGGAGATATGGAACTTGGCGAAATTGCGGCTAGAAAGATAGTTGAACTAGAGGCTAAGAACCATGGTGCATATGTGGTCTTGTCGAACATCTATGCGGATTCGCACGAGTGGGACAAAGTTGGAACTATCAGGAAAAGTATGATGGTAAAGGGTGTGGAGAAGATCCCAGGTTTTAGTGTCATAAGTTAA
- the LOC124925219 gene encoding succinate dehydrogenase [ubiquinone] iron-sulfur subunit 3, mitochondrial — MSEFCAMQDLPPKHNMQRDFIFIFNCRFQSIGKMSKLVREGYKKISANLIGKLSKGSRSSSSSSSSSGRFTSIEGHPAAEESTKTMIHQHETIEKGTGAVTKEFKIYRWSPDYPAKKPYLQSFNVDLSTCGPMVLDVLQKIKSTDDSTLTYRRSCREGICGSCSMNIDGTNTVACLKPVNPDTSKPTIITPLPHMYVIKDLVVDLTSFYQQYKLIEPWLKTKKKPPSSKEYKQSPEQRKRLDGLYECILCACCSTACPSYWWNPEEFFGPSALIHAYRWISDSRDDYTEERLQALTEDEKRLYRCRTIENCTKTCPKSLDPAAAIHKMKSMHLLSIPSHKLNDQEDN; from the exons ATGTCAGAATTCTGTGCTATGCAGGACCTTCCCCCAAAGCATAACATGCAGAGAGATTTCATTTTCATCTTCAATTGCAGATTTCAATCTATAGGAAAGATGTCTAAGCTTGTGAGAGAAGGGTACaagaagatttcagcaaatTTGATAGGAAAGTTAAGTAAGGGCAGCAGATCATcttcatcgtcgtcatcatcatcgggGAGATTTACATCAATAGAAGGCCATCCAGCAGCAGAAGAAAGCACAAAAACAATGATCCATCAGCACGAGACCATAGAAAAAGGAACTGGCGCCGTCACGAAGGAATTCAAAATCTACCGGTGGAGCCCAGACTACCCCGCCAAGAAACCCTACCTTCAATCCTTCAACGTAGACCTCTCCACCTGCGGTCCCATGGTTCTAGACGTTCTCCAGAAGATCAAATCAACAGACGACTCAACTTTAACCTACCGAAGATCTTGCAGGGAAGGGATCTGCGGTTCATGCTCGATGAACATCGACGGCACAAACACAGTCGCTTGCCTGAAACCAGTCAATCCCGACACCTCAAAACCAACAATAATAACTCCTCTCCCACATATGTATGTAATAAAGGATTTAGTTGTAGATCTCACCTCGTTCTATCAACAGTACAAGTTAATCGAGCCATGGCTGAAAACGAAGAAGAAACCACCTTCTTCAAAAGAGTATAAACAATCGCCGGAGCAAAGAAAGCGGTTGGATGGACTTTACGAGTGTATACTCTGCGCTTGTTGCAGCACTGCTTGTCCTTCTTATTGGTGGAATCCTGAAGAGTTCTTTGGTCCTTCAGCTCTAATCCACGCCTATCGTTGGATTTCTGACAG CCGAGATGATTATACAGAAGAGCGATTACAAGCGCTTACGGAAGACGAGAAGAGATTGTATAGATGCAGGACAATCGAAAATTGCACAAAAACATGCCCTAAAAGCCTTGATCCAGCTGCTGCTATTCATAAGATGAAATCAATGCATCTTCTTTCCATCCCATCTCATAAGCTCAATGATCAAGAAGATAactag